The nucleotide sequence CGCCCGCCACATTCGCCGAGGAGATGTACTTCATCATTTCCTCGTCCCGTCCCATGGTCCAGGCCCCAAAGCTTTCTCCCATATCGCAGTTCAGGTCCACCTGCACCGCATAGGCCCCCTTCTATCAGCTTTGTCGCAAAAACGATTCCACTTCCAGAATCCTCGTCTGCCTCTCCCGGCGCCGGCGCAGGGCCTCGGCCAGATCGATTTCGACGAATTTCGCTTTCTGGTTCGTCCGGGTCTGGGCGATGCGATCGAGATCCGCACTGATCACCGTGCCGATGGTGGCGTAGCCCCCTCCCGTCACGGCGTCGTTCAACAGGACAATGGGCTCCACGCCGTCCGGGACCTGGATGGAACCGATGGGATACCCGCAGTCGACCACGTTCGACGGGTTGCTGCCGGCCCCGAAGGGCTGAGGACGATCCACGAATTGTAAACGGATTCCCTTGTATCGATAACCCACGCGGTTGGCCTCGGGGGTGACGGTCCACTCGGCGGCAAAAAACTCCTGTTTACTCTCCTCGGTCAGCCGGTGTACGTACAGCCCCGGCACCACGTGGAGCTCCGCTGCCTCGGCAAAATTCGGACGCCATTTCGTGGGTAAGGCGACCCCTTCCCTGGGCGCTCGGGTTTGCAAGTCCCCCTTCTCGAGCATATCCCCGGCCTTCAAAGCCCGCCCCTCGTAGCCGCCGATGCCGCACAGGGCGTAGGTGGAACGGCTGCCCATGACCGGCGGGACTCCAATGCCTCCTTCCACGGCGATGTAGCTGCGGGCTCCTTTTTGCAGCATGCCAAAGGACAGCACGTCCCCGGACCGGGCAGCCACCGCCGTCCAGAGAGGGATGGGTTGTCCATTGAGAAAAGCGGGCATGTCGGCTCCGCACACGGCAAATCGAACATTTGCCCGGAATTCCAGTTCCGGGCCGAGATAAGTCGCCTCCAGGGTCGCCGCGGACGGATCGTTTCCCACCAGCAGATTGGCCACGGTGTGAGAATATTTGTCAAGAGCCCCGGAAGGTGGGAGGCCAATGCTGTAGTATCCGGGTCTCCCCAAATCCTGCACCGTTGTTGACAGCCCTGGCTTGATCACGCGGATCATCGCTCCAGCTCTCCTTTCACGGCCGCGGAGAATCCGGCGGGATCCCGGATGGCGTCGCCCGGGTTAAAGGTGATCTCCCGTATCCGGTATCGGAACGTCCCGTTGTCCACGGTGGCTCGAATGGCCTCGTACTCCTTCATGTCGATGGGCCGGAACCAGTAAATGTCTCCCGGCCGGGGAAAGACCATGGACTCCCGAAAATCCGGCAGGCGCTGGTCCCGGTCAAAAATCGGACTTGGGGAGATGCCGAACAATTGATATCCTCCCGCCCCGTCCACCGGGTAGATGGCCACAAAAGCGCCTCCGAATCCAAACGCCCGGGCCGGAGTATACGTGCGGGGCCGCACGTATTTGGGCACTTCGATCTGCTCCTCCCGGGGTGCGATCTGGAAGCACCAGGGCAGGCCCGGCACAAACCCCGTCATAGACACAATGTACGGTGCCCGACACAGAGCTTCGATAAAAGCTTCTGTCGAAGAAAACCCATTGATGCGCGCCGCGTATTCCAAATCTGTCGAGTTCGGGTCCTGGTGGCGATCCCGGGCCCGCATCAACGCCTCCCGGGTCCAGGGGTCATCGAAGAGGATCGGAAAATCCACCACCCGGGACGTGAGAGATACGCGGGCCAAATCGGTGGTGGACCGGTCTGTCGCCTCAAGGTGCCGCAACAAATCCTCGGGGGAGATCACGTCGGGATCGTACCGGACCATGTAAGACGCATTGGCCGGGCAGATGTCCAAGACTCCCCGAATATGATGCTCTTGCAGCTCCCGGGTGATGGCCATCACTCGGATGTTCGCTTCCAGGCTCATTTCCTCGGAGAGTTCGACGAAAATAAATTCATCGCCGCCATAGGTATAACGTGGGGTCGAATGTATGAGTCATCCCTCCTTCAACTGAGCGATCAAAGAAATCCCGTGCAAAATATATGCCATCTTTGCTTATCCTATCCGGAGAACGCCCGGGCCAGGCTGTGCAGGTGGTCGTCCTCTTTCCGGGGCTTGTCGTTGAGCGGATTTTGATTCATGCACGAATCAAACGGAATCCGATCGTGCACATATGAATTGCTCATCCCGGAAACATCGGCCATTCCGGGCTCTCCCCCGCCTTGGCATTCATTTTGCATACCGACATGGCAAGGGCCTGCGGGCAACTGTCAACCCGAGGCCAACCGCGGCCTAGAGCCCGACAAGGGGAAGGGAGCGAGGGAGTTTGACGCGTCGATTCATTGATTTAAAAACGCCGATCCCGGGCCCAAAGTCTCAGGCGTTGATGGAACGCCGGAAGGCTCGGGTGCCCAGGGGCGTGAGCAACGCCACACCGATTTTTGTCGATCGGGCGGAAGGCGCCTTGGTGACCGATGTGGACGGAAACACGTTTTTGGATTTTGCAGGAGCGATCGGAACGATGAACGCGGGTCACCGGCCCCCGGCGGTGGTCAAGGCCCTGCATGAGCAAGTGGACCGGTTTCTGCACACCAGTTTCCACGTGGCCATGTACGAGTCCTACGTGGCCTTGGCGGAAAAACTGGCGGAATTGACCCCCGGAAACTTTGAAAAGAAGGCAATGTTTCTCAACTCCGGGGCTGAGGCGGTGGAGAATGCGATCAAAATCGCCCGGCGATACACCGGGCGGCCGGCGGTGGTGTCCTTTACCCGGGGTTTCCACGGCCGGACGTTGATGGGCATGTCCCTCACCAGCAAGGTCAAACCCTACAAGTACCAGATGGGACCCTTTGCGCCGATGGTTTACCAGGCACCGTACCCCTACGTGTACCGCAGGCCGGCGGGGATGAGTGAGGAGGAATACACCGATTCGGTGATCGCCCAGTTCAAAGAATTTTTCTCCGCCGAAGTCTCACCCGAAGAGGTGGCCGCCGTGATTTTTGAGCCCGTTCAGGGGGAGGGCGGCTTCATCGTTCCGCCGAAGCGGTTCGTCGATGCGGTGAAGGAGTTCTGCGCCCAGCATCGAATTGTTTTTATTGCGGATGAAATCCAGACCGGCTTTGGGCGCACCGGGCGGTGGTTTGCCTCGGAGCATTTCGGGTTGGAGCCCGATCTGATCACCGTGTCGAAGTCTTTAGCCGCCGGGCTGCCCATCAGTGGGGTGGTTGGCAGGGCGGAGATTATGGACGCCGCGGAACCCGGTCAACTCGGGGGGACGTACGGGGGCAGTCCGCTGGGCTGCGCGGCCGCCCTCGGGGTGATTGAAACGATGCAACGGGAAAACCTGGTGCAGAAAGCGGAGGTCCTCGGCCGGCAATTGATAGATCGGTTCACCCGGTGGTACGAGCGTTACCCATTGATCGGGGACGTGCGGGGCCTCGGCGCCATGGCAGCGGTGGAGTTGGTGAGGGATCGCCAGACGAGGGAGCCGGCCAAGGACGAGACGGCCCGGGTGATCCAGGGATCCGTTCAGCGGGGCGTGTTGTTGATGGGCGCAGGGCTGTACAGTGACGTGATTCGGATTTTGTGCCCCTTGGTGACCACGCCGGAAGAGCTGGACGAAGGGCTCGATGTCGTGGAAGAAGCCTTGGCCGAAGTGAGTGGCGCGGTTTCGACTCAACAAGCTTGATAAATGGGAAGGGGACGGTTTCGGCCGGTCTCACTCCCTCAGGAGGTGCGGCCATGCGGCGATACGGATTGTATGTCGATGGGCAGTGGACCCCGGCAGGCAGCGGGAAAACGTTTGAGGTCTACAACCCGGCCACCGGGGACGTGGTGGGGGAAGTGGCGGATGCGTCGAAAGAGGATGTCCTTCGGGCCGTGGATGCGGCTCATCGCGCCTTTCCCGATTGGGCGGCGAAGACGGCGAAGGAGCGCTCGGAGATTCTCCGGCGGGCTTACGATTTGATGGTGGCCAATCTCGACGAGCTGGCGGTCATCATGACCACCGAGCAGGGCAAGCCCTTGGCCGAAGCCAAGGGAGAGATTCAGTACGCAGCCGATTTTGTCTTGTGGTATTCCGAGGAAGCGAAACGGGTGTACGGCGAAACGATCCCGGCTTCGTTTCCCCACAAACGGATCCTGGTCCTGCGCCAACCGGTGGGCGTGGTGGCGGCCATCACGCCGTGGAATTTTCCCGCAGCCATGATCACCCGAAAGATCGCTCCCGCCTTGGCGGCGGGCTGCACGGTAATCGTCAAACCGGCCAAACAGACGCCGCTCACCGCCTGCCGGCTGGTGGAGATTTTCGAAGAAGCGGGGATGCCTCCGGGGGTGGTGAACCTGATTACGGGAAGCCGGGCCGCGGAGATCGCCGATACGATGCTCGCCGACGAGCGGGTTCGGAAGATCACCTTCACCGGCTCCACCGAAGTGGGCAAGCAACTGATGCGCAAAGCGGCGGACACGGTGAAACACATCAGCCTGGAACTCGGAGGACACGCGCCATTCCTGGTCTTTGAAGACGCGGACATTGATGCGGCGGCCCGGGAGGTGGCGGCGAGCAAATTCCGCAATGCCGGCCAGACCTGTGTGTGCACGAACCGGGTGTACGTCCACGAGTCCATCGCCGAGCCCTTTGCCGCAGCCCTGGCCAAACGAGCGGCGGAGATGAAAGTCGGCAACGGCCTGGAAGAAGGAGTGGTCATCGGGCCTCTCATCGACCGCCAGGCTGCGGAAAAAGTCGAGGAGCACGTTCGAGATGCGGTCCAGAAGGGGGCCCGGGTGGTGACGGGCGGCCATCGGTTGAGCCGGACCGGCACCAAAGGGGAAGTGCACTTTTTCGAGCCCACGGTTCTGCTCGACGTCAGTGACGACATGCTGGTTCTCTACGAGGAAACCTTCGGTCCCGTCGCCCCGGTGCAGACCTTCCGGGATGACGAGGAAGCGGTCCGGAAAGCTAACGACACCCGCTATGGGCTGGCAGCTTACCTGTTCACCCGGGATCTGTCCCGGGCCGTGCGGGTGGCCGAGAGCCTGGAGTACGGGATTGTCGGCATCAACGATGGTCTGCCTTCCGTCGCCCAAGCTCCTTTTGGCGGTTTCAAGGAGAGCGGCTTGGGCCGGGAGGGCGGCCGCCACGGGATCGAGGAGTTCCTGGAGATCAAGTACGTGTCCCTGGCGCTCGTCTGAGGATTGTTTCGCGGTGGGGTTGTGGCCGCGGGGGTGTTCAGCCCCTCTGCGGCCGTCCCCTTTCTCGTCCATTTCTTCCCACCCATTAGAAAAACCGCACTTCTGCTGTACCGGCGGTGACGACCTCTCCGCTTTGGTTTATGGCGGCCAGTTCAAGCTCGGCGACCCGGTCATCGGGTTGAAGGGCACGCACCGTCCCCCGACAGGTCAAGACATCCCCCGGTTTGACCATGCGCTGGAACCGAACTTTCATGCGCAGGATATCCCCTTTTACCCCCAGAAGATGGCGCAGGTATTGTCCGAGAAAACCCATGCTTAACATACCGTGGGCGATGACACCGTCCAAGCCCGCCTGCCGGGCGAACTCCTCCACTGTGTGAAGGGGGTTAAAATCCCCCGAGGCGCCGGCGTATTTCACCAACTGCACCCGGTCCACGGGGGGCTTGACCAGCGGTTCGAGTTCCATGTTTTCCTTGAGTGTGTCCCAGGTCAGTTCCATGGCACCGCCCCCTCAGTCTTGTCGATAGATGATCGTCTCCCGGGCGGTGACCACCGGTAGGTCATTGATGTCTTTGGCCCGGGTTTCGATGACGATGAAGGTCATTCGTCCGCTTCGCCCGGCCCGATCGTAGACATCGATCACCTCTTGCTGCACCCAGTACCGGTCCCCCGGCCGCATGGGACGGTGGAAAATGTACTCCTGTTCCCCATGGAGAACGCGATGCAGGTCGAAGCCCGGCACATCGGATAGCGGGCTGGGGATGACCCGAGCCAGGGTGGTGGCAAAGGTCGGGGGAGCGATGAGCCCCCGAAAGGGGGTGGATGCGGCGAAGGCCTCATCCACGTACAGGGGAGACGGGTCTCCCACAGCTTCGGCGAATCGGCGGATATGTCCCTTTTCCACGTCGACGACATGAACGTTCGTCTTCTTGCCGATCAAGGAGCGATCTACCGGCATCTCCACACCTTTCCTTTCTCGGGGACGGGCCTGTTGGCTGCAGACTACGAAACTTTTCTGACGAGGACAGACGGCCTGCTTATCAGATTTCCACATCAATCTTCGTCCCCGGCCTTGAAAATTCCTGGTCGGTTCGCTGCTCGGCGATATCCCGATAAAGCCGCTATTCTCTACTATGGTGGCGTGATCCCATATCGTCGGTTGGTGCCCCTCAATCCGATGAATGTCACCGAGAAACTGGCATTTTATGCGGAGGACAGCGGAGCTCGGGTGGCTGTTGCCGGGCGGTTTCTTTTTGCCGCAGGCCGAGGCTTGTCCCCGTGGTGGTCAAGTGGTAGGCTAGATTTCGTGTGGGGGAGGATACATAGGAGGTCCGCGGGTGGCGGGATCTCGTTGAGGGAGAAGTTGGATGGGGGAGAGGAGAACGATCGGATGACTTGGATACAGGCGTTGTGGTTTGCGGCGGTGCAGGGAATTACGGAGTTGTTTCCCGTAAGCAGTGTGGCCCATGCTGTCATGTTGCCCGCGGTGCTGCACTGGCCGGTGGATCCGGATGGGCTGTTGCCTTTTACCGTGATGCTTCACTTGGGAACAGCTGTTGCGTTGCTCTTATTTTATTGGAGGGAATGGCTGTCGCTTATCGTCTCCCTGTTTCACAGCCGGGCGCCGGAAAAGCGCCGGGTGTTCGTATTGTTGGTGGTGGCGACCATCCCCGCGGCGGTGATCGGAGGGCTGTTTGAAAAGACCCTCCGGGCTCATTTTCCGTCCGCGTCCAGTGCCGCCTTTTTCTTGATGGTCAACGGCGTGATTCTCTGGATCGGGGACCGGCAGAGGCGCCGGGCGATAGCAAGATCTGGCATGTTCAGCCGGATCGGCAGAGAGGACGAGGAAATATCGCGGCTCGGGATGGGCCAGAGCTTTTTGATTGGGTGCGCTCAGTGTCTTGCGCTTATCCCGGGTTTTTCCCGGTCGGGAATGACGATGATCGCCGGGCTCTATGCGGGTCTCGGGTACGAGGCGGCGGCCCGGTTTGCCTTTTTGTTGGCGACGCCTGTGATCCTGGGGGCCGGGATCCTGGAGGTTCCGAAGCTGCTCCACGACCAGCACCGGGACTTGTTGGGCCCCGCCTTGGTCGGGGGATTGGCGGCGGGGGTGGCCGCTTTTGTGAGCGTGTGGATTTTGACGCGGTATTTTCAACAACAGGAGGTCCGGGCATTTCGACCTTTTGCGATTTACTGTCTAGTCATCGGGCTAGTTGCTCTGTTATACTTTGTGCTGTAGAGTCATAGACCGGGTATGGGAGTGAGCCCCGGGTCTTGGTGAGGTGGGGGTAGGCGCATCGCCAGGACACGGGGAAGGCTCCCGTCCCCGTACTGTCTGAAAGTTCCCATTTATAGTGACGGGTCGCAGTTTTGCAGACCGACTTCGGCAAGGAAAGGGACGAGAAGATGGAAGTGACGATCCAGGGCACAGTGGTCCGGTCCCGGGTTTTTCTCGACAGCGATGATTTTGTGGAGCGGGGGCTGGTCTTTGTACAGACCGATCGGCCCGTCAACATCGAAGGGCAGAGCTATGTGATGATCCCAGTGATTTTGGCCGATGCCGCCGCTCTCGATTCTCTGGGCGATCATATCTCGGTGACGGGTGAGTTGGTTCTCCGGCAGGTCCCCACCCCCTCCGGCAAGCTGACCTCCCACGCGGTTCCGGTGGTATGGATTGAGGCGAGGGTCCAAGAGAAAGCGCGTCCGGCCAACTGAGCCACTGGACGCACGAGAATCGCGCGTGAAATAATGGGTCACAGGGTATCCTGTGACTTTTTTTGTTGGAAGGAGGGCGGGAAAACTGACGATGGGTGAGACGCGAATGGCCGAACATTGGAGATATCGGGTCTATCAAGGGGTTCTGGTTATTGGGGGCAGCTTGGTGGCGGCGTACGGGTTGCGGGGGTTTCTGGTGCCCAATCATATCATCGACGGAGGCATGACGGGAATTTCCATACTGCTGTCCTATCTGACCGGATTGAACATTGGGTGGTTCCTGTTGGCCCTGAATCTTCCTTTTCTCCTGCTTGGCTACAACCAGATCGGCAAAACTTTTACCGTCCTGACCTTCCTCGGGGTTGCGGGGCTGGCGGTCTGGACCTGGGTGCTCGGCTCGGCGGCCGTGGTGACTCAGGATCTGTTGCTGGCGGCGGTGTTCGGGGGGGTGATCGTGGGTCTCGGGGTGGGATTGGTGATTCGACACGGGGGTTCCATGGATGGAACGGAAATTGTCGCCGTGGTGCTCAGTGAGCGGTGGCCCTTTTCCGTGGGCGAGATCATCATGTTTTTTAACGTGTTCATCCTGGGAAGCGCCGGATTCGTCTTCGGTTGGGACCGGGCCATGTACTCCTTAATTGCGTATTTTGTCGCGTACAAAACCATCGATGTGGTGGTGGACGGCTTGGATGAGTCCAAGGGGGTTTGGATTGTCTCCAACCGCGCCGAGGAACTGGGGGTGGTCATCTTGGCCCGCCTGGGGAGAGGGGTGACGTACCTCGAGGCCAAGGGCGGGTATTCCGAAGAGCCGAAGCAGATGATCTACACGGTGGTCACTCGGCTTGAGCTGCCGAAATTGCGTACCGTGGTGCGGGAAATCGACCCCCAGGCTTTCGTTTCCGTGGCGGACATTCACGAGACCATGGGCGGGTATTTTCGCAAGAGAAAGATCCACTGACGTTTGGGAGCCGTTGACCTGGGATTCTGTGGCATCAACGTGTGGGTTTGACAAACCGCTGCACCTCGTGCATACTGTATGTACCGGATGATGTGGTACACATGGTTCATACGGCACAAACGGGGCACGTTCTGCAGCGCAGGTATGGAGAACGGCCGTGAGGGGAAGGGGGATCGGGATGTGGTTGAGGATTGATCCCAGATCGGAAGTGCCCCTGTATCAACAGATTGTCGATCAAGTGCGGGAAGCCGTGGCAAGGAGGTGGCTGGAGCCCGGAACCCGACTTCCCTCGGTCCGGGAGTTGGCCGTCCAGTTGGCGCTGAATCACAACACTGTCGCTAAGGCTTACCAGGAACTGGAACGAGAAGGATTGATCGAAACGCTCCGGGGGCGGGGGACCTTTGTGGCGAAGCCGAATCCTCGAACGCCTTCCCCCGATGATGTGGCGTGGATGGAAAAGCAGATTCGACAACTCCTCATCGCGGCGTACCATTTGGGAATCGAGCCGAAAGTTTGGCTGGAGATCGCCGGCCGGGTGGTGGCCGGCTGGTCTCAATCGGAGGGAGGTTTCTGATGAGCTGGGCGGTCGAAGCGCGAGATTTGTCGAAAACGATCGATGGGGTTCAGGCTCTTAAGGATGTGACGCTGCACATTCCGACCGGAGCCGTGTATGGCCTCATTGGCCCGAACGGCGCTGGGAAAACGACGTTGATTCGCCTGATGTTGGGTATTTGGCAGCCCACCGTCGGCCAAGTACTCCTTTTTGGAAACCGGGCGGACGATCCCACGGGGATAGCCCGGCAAGGGGTGGGGTACGTGCCCGACATCCCGAACTGGCCGAACAATTTTCGCGTGGAAGATGTGTTGAAGTGGCACCGCCTTGTCTATCGGGGGTGGGACGAGCACCGGGCGGGGGCGCTGCTGGAGATGTTCCGACTCCGGCGCAGAGCATTATTGTCGACCCTCTCCAAAGGTCAGAAGATGCAGGTTTCCCTGTCCTGCGCTTTAGCGACGCATCCCCGGCTCCTGGTATTGGATGAGCCGACCAACGGCTTGGATCCCGTGGTGCGGAGGGAATTTCTTCAGCTTTTGGTCCGGCAGGTGGCCGAAGACGAGACCACGATGTTGTTTTCGACGCACCTCCTGGAAGATCTGCAACGGGTGGCGGATCACATCGGGGTTCTCTTTCAGGGCAGACTGCTGCTGTCCACGGCTTTGGCCGATCTGTGGGAGGAGGCCAGGAAAATCCTGGTTGTGTTCCGGCCCGAGGCGGAGCCCGACCTGTCCCAGTGGCCGGAAGTGTGGCGGGTGGAGCACGAGGGGCGGCTGTGGGTCCTGTGGGTCGGGGGCGCCGCGGAGAGGGTGATGGAACGGATCCGGGCGTTGGAGCCCGTGTACTGGGAAGCGGTACAACCGGCTCTGGACGATCTTTTTGTGGAAATGATGCGCCGGGAGGGGTACACCTATGGGGATCTGGAATTGGAATAACGCGGTGGCGTGGAGGGAGAGGCGCCAGAATACGTCCATGTGGGTGCTCGCGGTGGCGCTGATCTCTATTCCCGTCATCGGTCGGCTCCTCGGGGTGCAGTTGCTGGCTGGGGTGGGAGTGGCGGCCGAAAGAATGGTTCGGGAGGCCGCGGTGCAGACGGTGGAAGTTCCAACCGGGTACATCGCCCTGTGGAGCGTCGCCGCTCTGCTCCTCGCCGTGACCGCCTGGTATCGGGAGTGGACTCATCAAGGACTTCCCACGGTCCTGGCCGGGCCGGTGGGACGCCGCCATGTGGCGGGGACGAAGTGGTGGACCGGCTGGTTTGTGCTTCAGGGGGTCGTTCTCGCCAACGTCCTGGTGGCTGTCCTCATGGGGGCCTATGATGCGGGTTGGTGGGCGGTCTTCGACTGGTGGCTGTCATCGGCCATCGGCCTTTCGGCCGTGTACGGCACCGGGTTTCTCTTTGCCATGTGGAGTGGAACGGCCCGAAGTGCAAGCTTTACCTCTGCTTTTGTGGTTTTCGGTATTCACGTATGGGTCCGAATTCTCGTCACGGCTCTCGGCGGGGTGTTCGGAGATTGGACATGGTTCGCGAGCCGGATCCGGGGGGCGGTGGATGTGGCAGTCTATTTGACCGTGTCGGAATACCTGGCTCAAGAAGCGGTGTTTGGGAACACCGGGCTAAAGATTCTACTTCTCGCCGTGGCTGCCGTCGCTCTGTGGCTGGCGGTGTGGACGTTTGAACGACTGCCTTTGGAGCGAACGGGGAAGGCGTGGTTTTTCCGCTGGATCGAGACAGTGGGGCTGTGGATGGCCGGGATCACCGCGTTTGTCATCGCCGGGTCGATGGGAGCGGCGGTTTTTGTCTATCTCGGAGGCGGAGGGACCGGACACGTGCCGTCCACACCGGTGAGGGCCGGTGTTTTTCTGGTGGTCGGAGCCGTCTTTGTGTATTTGTTTCGTACCCTGGCCCTTTGGGCCGCCAGGCACAAGTATGCTCAGAGTTAGTGGAAATCCGAGGCGCACCGGGCCGGTTCCTCACCAGGATCGGGAGAAAGGGACTGGAAATGGACAGCTTTCGGCGGGGGCTGGTCCGGATCCTCCTTATCCGGCAGGTGGTTTTGGCGTGCGGGCAGCGGAACGGGTAAGCGTTAGTCTCACCGGACACCGTCTGGAAGCAGATGAATGAGGCCCCCGTCAGGATTGGGGGCCTTGTTGTAACGTCTGTATGATCTGGTCTTCCGACATGCCTTTTTGGAACGTGTAGGTGCCCGGTTTTAGATCTTGGTCCACGTGCGTGTCGGCGAGCTTCTGGTTAAAGGCGGCGACATCCTGGATGAGCCCTTTGTCGTGGAGAAACTGGGTCAGATCTCCGGCCGTCATCCCCATCTGAAGGGCGAAGGTGATCGTCTCGTTAGGCGGCGTCGCCTGCCCCTGGGCCGGAGGCGCAGCCCCCTCGGGTTTTGGGCCGGTACTTTCGGGCTTGGACGCTGCTCCACCGGGGACTTGGGCGGCCGTCCCGGACGGGGCCCCTTTTGTCGCGTTGGCGGAGGTGGGCACCAAGGTGTACCCAGCGGCGCTGGCCAAAGCTTCCAGGCGTTGTTGATTGTGGCCGGCCAGATATTGCCCCACTGATCCGGCGATCAGGGCGATGAGGACATAGGAGACCACCAAGGCCGCCCCCATCACCCGGGGTCGCTTCCACACGGGGCGGCTGGACAGCGCCGCCACGCCGCCGCTTCTCCACACGTCCCGGCGATAGATCAGCCAAGTGTCCACCAGGTGGTTTTGATAGGGAATCCGGACGAGGAACGAAAAACGTCCATCCCCTGTGTCCTCCACGGTCAGCACCTCGGCGGAGGTCAATTGCGCGTATAACTTTTGCCGGAGATTTTTGATCTCTTCCCGAGTGAGTTCCAGGTGGGCGATGAGGTACTGTAACACTTCCGCATCAAACACGTCAGGACCCGGAGGGGCGCAGCCGAGGTCTTGAATACTCTGCTGAAATCCCCGGTGGATCGATGATTCAAGCAAAACGTTGCGCTGGTTGGAC is from Kyrpidia tusciae DSM 2912 and encodes:
- the gabT gene encoding 4-aminobutyrate--2-oxoglutarate transaminase translates to MTRRFIDLKTPIPGPKSQALMERRKARVPRGVSNATPIFVDRAEGALVTDVDGNTFLDFAGAIGTMNAGHRPPAVVKALHEQVDRFLHTSFHVAMYESYVALAEKLAELTPGNFEKKAMFLNSGAEAVENAIKIARRYTGRPAVVSFTRGFHGRTLMGMSLTSKVKPYKYQMGPFAPMVYQAPYPYVYRRPAGMSEEEYTDSVIAQFKEFFSAEVSPEEVAAVIFEPVQGEGGFIVPPKRFVDAVKEFCAQHRIVFIADEIQTGFGRTGRWFASEHFGLEPDLITVSKSLAAGLPISGVVGRAEIMDAAEPGQLGGTYGGSPLGCAAALGVIETMQRENLVQKAEVLGRQLIDRFTRWYERYPLIGDVRGLGAMAAVELVRDRQTREPAKDETARVIQGSVQRGVLLMGAGLYSDVIRILCPLVTTPEELDEGLDVVEEALAEVSGAVSTQQA
- a CDS encoding undecaprenyl-diphosphate phosphatase, whose translation is MTWIQALWFAAVQGITELFPVSSVAHAVMLPAVLHWPVDPDGLLPFTVMLHLGTAVALLLFYWREWLSLIVSLFHSRAPEKRRVFVLLVVATIPAAVIGGLFEKTLRAHFPSASSAAFFLMVNGVILWIGDRQRRRAIARSGMFSRIGREDEEISRLGMGQSFLIGCAQCLALIPGFSRSGMTMIAGLYAGLGYEAAARFAFLLATPVILGAGILEVPKLLHDQHRDLLGPALVGGLAAGVAAFVSVWILTRYFQQQEVRAFRPFAIYCLVIGLVALLYFVL
- a CDS encoding NAD-dependent succinate-semialdehyde dehydrogenase, coding for MRRYGLYVDGQWTPAGSGKTFEVYNPATGDVVGEVADASKEDVLRAVDAAHRAFPDWAAKTAKERSEILRRAYDLMVANLDELAVIMTTEQGKPLAEAKGEIQYAADFVLWYSEEAKRVYGETIPASFPHKRILVLRQPVGVVAAITPWNFPAAMITRKIAPALAAGCTVIVKPAKQTPLTACRLVEIFEEAGMPPGVVNLITGSRAAEIADTMLADERVRKITFTGSTEVGKQLMRKAADTVKHISLELGGHAPFLVFEDADIDAAAREVAASKFRNAGQTCVCTNRVYVHESIAEPFAAALAKRAAEMKVGNGLEEGVVIGPLIDRQAAEKVEEHVRDAVQKGARVVTGGHRLSRTGTKGEVHFFEPTVLLDVSDDMLVLYEETFGPVAPVQTFRDDEEAVRKANDTRYGLAAYLFTRDLSRAVRVAESLEYGIVGINDGLPSVAQAPFGGFKESGLGREGGRHGIEEFLEIKYVSLALV
- a CDS encoding 5-oxoprolinase subunit B family protein, translated to MHSTPRYTYGGDEFIFVELSEEMSLEANIRVMAITRELQEHHIRGVLDICPANASYMVRYDPDVISPEDLLRHLEATDRSTTDLARVSLTSRVVDFPILFDDPWTREALMRARDRHQDPNSTDLEYAARINGFSSTEAFIEALCRAPYIVSMTGFVPGLPWCFQIAPREEQIEVPKYVRPRTYTPARAFGFGGAFVAIYPVDGAGGYQLFGISPSPIFDRDQRLPDFRESMVFPRPGDIYWFRPIDMKEYEAIRATVDNGTFRYRIREITFNPGDAIRDPAGFSAAVKGELER
- a CDS encoding 5-oxoprolinase subunit C family protein, with amino-acid sequence MIRVIKPGLSTTVQDLGRPGYYSIGLPPSGALDKYSHTVANLLVGNDPSAATLEATYLGPELEFRANVRFAVCGADMPAFLNGQPIPLWTAVAARSGDVLSFGMLQKGARSYIAVEGGIGVPPVMGSRSTYALCGIGGYEGRALKAGDMLEKGDLQTRAPREGVALPTKWRPNFAEAAELHVVPGLYVHRLTEESKQEFFAAEWTVTPEANRVGYRYKGIRLQFVDRPQPFGAGSNPSNVVDCGYPIGSIQVPDGVEPIVLLNDAVTGGGYATIGTVISADLDRIAQTRTNQKAKFVEIDLAEALRRRRERQTRILEVESFLRQS
- a CDS encoding YitT family protein — translated: MGETRMAEHWRYRVYQGVLVIGGSLVAAYGLRGFLVPNHIIDGGMTGISILLSYLTGLNIGWFLLALNLPFLLLGYNQIGKTFTVLTFLGVAGLAVWTWVLGSAAVVTQDLLLAAVFGGVIVGLGVGLVIRHGGSMDGTEIVAVVLSERWPFSVGEIIMFFNVFILGSAGFVFGWDRAMYSLIAYFVAYKTIDVVVDGLDESKGVWIVSNRAEELGVVILARLGRGVTYLEAKGGYSEEPKQMIYTVVTRLELPKLRTVVREIDPQAFVSVADIHETMGGYFRKRKIH
- a CDS encoding MaoC/PaaZ C-terminal domain-containing protein, which encodes MELTWDTLKENMELEPLVKPPVDRVQLVKYAGASGDFNPLHTVEEFARQAGLDGVIAHGMLSMGFLGQYLRHLLGVKGDILRMKVRFQRMVKPGDVLTCRGTVRALQPDDRVAELELAAINQSGEVVTAGTAEVRFF
- a CDS encoding MaoC family dehydratase N-terminal domain-containing protein; the protein is MPVDRSLIGKKTNVHVVDVEKGHIRRFAEAVGDPSPLYVDEAFAASTPFRGLIAPPTFATTLARVIPSPLSDVPGFDLHRVLHGEQEYIFHRPMRPGDRYWVQQEVIDVYDRAGRSGRMTFIVIETRAKDINDLPVVTARETIIYRQD
- a CDS encoding ABC transporter ATP-binding protein yields the protein MSWAVEARDLSKTIDGVQALKDVTLHIPTGAVYGLIGPNGAGKTTLIRLMLGIWQPTVGQVLLFGNRADDPTGIARQGVGYVPDIPNWPNNFRVEDVLKWHRLVYRGWDEHRAGALLEMFRLRRRALLSTLSKGQKMQVSLSCALATHPRLLVLDEPTNGLDPVVRREFLQLLVRQVAEDETTMLFSTHLLEDLQRVADHIGVLFQGRLLLSTALADLWEEARKILVVFRPEAEPDLSQWPEVWRVEHEGRLWVLWVGGAAERVMERIRALEPVYWEAVQPALDDLFVEMMRREGYTYGDLELE
- a CDS encoding GntR family transcriptional regulator, with protein sequence MWLRIDPRSEVPLYQQIVDQVREAVARRWLEPGTRLPSVRELAVQLALNHNTVAKAYQELEREGLIETLRGRGTFVAKPNPRTPSPDDVAWMEKQIRQLLIAAYHLGIEPKVWLEIAGRVVAGWSQSEGGF